One Echeneis naucrates chromosome 1, fEcheNa1.1, whole genome shotgun sequence DNA segment encodes these proteins:
- the rasd2b gene encoding GTP-binding protein Rhes codes for MDGNSVSTGAQSGTIPVPHQLTCPTIDGSQFHNNTGGQCAGSSKVLLAYKNASQHLTSTGIKAGLGILKVTTSQWKQERKTRLGDAVNNDHPCKRSPLEQLAALVLHGQSRHSQLGKEHRQDPLCSTKPQNCKRIVVLGAPRVGKTSILRRYLRDGFVEEYSPTSEDFLRKLFRIRGETYQIDILDASRERDFPAKRRLSILTGDIFLLVFSLDDRSSFEEVCTLRREILAAKSKLTKCSVPELCAQPQVPVLVCANKVDLLECEREVSKAEVLQVLGDDCAYFETSAKDSTNLEKVFEALAERGGLPAETGPSQHRKVSLRSYQATRNGRTAGRWSQTRDDPCGALYPLARRPSFSTDLRQVIGPHATRKPGKPRDKCQIQ; via the exons ATGGACGGGAACAGCGTCTCCACCGGCGCGCAGAGCGGCACGATCCCCGTTCCGCATCAGCTCACCTGTCCCACCATCGATGGCAGCCAGTTTCACAACAACACAGGCGGCCAGTGCGCCGGCTCTTCCAAAGTCCTGCTGGCTTACAAAAACGCATCGCAACACCTGACTTCAACGGGGATTAAAGCGGGCTTGGGCATCCTCAAAGTAACCACCTCTCAGTGGAAACAGGAGAGGAAGACGCGCTTGGGGGACGCCGTCAACAACGACCATCCCTGCAAGCGATCCCCGCTGGAGCAGCTGGCAGCTCTGGTCCTGCACGGGCAGAGCCGGCACAGTCAGCTCGGCAAGGAGCACCGACAAGACCCTCTGTGCTCCACCAAGCCGCAGAACTGTAAGCGCATCGTGGTTCTTGGTGCGCCACGGGTGGGCAAGACCTCCATCCTGAGAAGATACCTTAGGGACGGATTTGTGGAGGAGTACAGTCCCACCTCCGAGGATTTCCTCAGGAAACTATTTCGCATCCGCGGGGAGACCTACCAAATTGACATCCTGGACGCGTCCAGAGAGCGGGACTTCCCGGCCAAGCGCAGGCTGTCCATCCTCACGG GGGACATTTTTCTTCTCGTATTCAGTCTAGATGATCGGAGCTCTTTTGAAGAAGTGTGCACCCTGCGAAGGGAGATTCTGGCTGCTAAATCCAAACTCACTAAATGCTCTGTGCCGGAGCTGTGCGCACAGCCGCAGGTTCCTGTGCTGGTCTGCGCCAACAAGGTCGATCTCCTTGAGTGCGAGAGAGAAGTATCCAAGGCAGAGGTGCTCCAAGTCCTCGGTGATGACTGTGCTTATTTTGAAACATCTGCCAAAGACAGCACTAATTTGGAGAAAGTCTTTGAGGCCTTGGCGGAACGAGGCGGTCTCCCGGCTGAAACCGGACCGTCTCAGCACCGCAAAGTCTCCCTTCGTTCGTACCAGGCCACCCGGAACGGCCGCACGGCGGGGCGGTGGAGCCAGACCCGGGACGACCCCTGCGGCGCCCTGTACCCGCTCGCACGTCGGCCGAGTTTCAGCACTGATCTCCGACAAGTCATCGGCCCTCATGCGACAAGAAAGCCAGGCAAACCGCGAGACAAATGTCAGATTCAGTAA